From Pantoea sp. At-9b, the proteins below share one genomic window:
- a CDS encoding gluconate 2-dehydrogenase subunit 3 family protein, producing the protein MANEPCRIGRRPFIIGSLIGIASFGMKGGVSSVFAAVPSTADELKQYQPVFFTAEEWQFILAACDRLIPADREGPGALETHVPVFIDKQMLTPYGKGDDWYMDGPFNSHASLLFGYQMPFPLQVLYRKGISLTNQYTRIKYNQNFCDLPDKIKDAVLTALQKNVADFAQFGEADLNAGYFFTRLLENTKEGYLADPQYGGNKNMAAWKMINFPGARASFPQWIKIHNVKYPLGPVSLSGEQA; encoded by the coding sequence ATGGCAAATGAACCCTGTCGTATTGGAAGGCGTCCTTTTATTATTGGGTCGCTGATTGGTATCGCCTCATTCGGGATGAAAGGGGGTGTGAGCAGTGTCTTTGCCGCAGTTCCCTCAACTGCGGATGAGCTAAAACAATATCAACCCGTTTTTTTCACCGCAGAAGAGTGGCAATTTATACTGGCCGCCTGCGACCGCTTGATCCCTGCGGACAGGGAAGGCCCTGGCGCATTAGAAACCCATGTGCCGGTTTTCATCGATAAGCAGATGCTGACCCCTTATGGCAAGGGTGACGACTGGTATATGGATGGCCCATTTAACAGCCATGCCAGCCTGCTGTTCGGCTATCAAATGCCCTTCCCGTTACAGGTGCTGTACCGCAAAGGTATTTCACTGACCAATCAATACACGCGTATCAAATACAACCAAAATTTCTGCGACCTGCCAGACAAAATTAAGGATGCCGTGTTAACCGCACTGCAAAAAAATGTCGCTGATTTTGCGCAATTTGGCGAAGCCGATTTGAACGCGGGGTATTTCTTCACCCGGCTACTGGAAAATACCAAAGAAGGCTATCTGGCCGATCCGCAATACGGCGGTAATAAAAACATGGCGGCATGGAAAATGATTAATTTCCCTGGTGCGCGTGCCAGCTTCCCGCAATGGATAAAAATCCATAACGTTAAATATCCGCTTGGCCCGGTCTCGCTTAGCGGCGAACAAGCCTGA
- a CDS encoding LysR family transcriptional regulator, which yields MDINQLRCFVAVGKELHFGRAAQRMEMMPASLSRFIRLLEEDLGVRLLNRSTRNVSLTAEGAIFFDEANKIIDQFDALAIRFKVGLKDERRTLRIGAIDSAARGLVPALLNRFVPTHPNTDIHIIEDKTINLLPKLKSGWLDMIFFRAPQIIDASISVRFITRESCVLAVPANHPLADRSAVSLDDFKHEAMIIPERRTRPHSHDLTMSIYKLAGLTPMIAQFAEEKQTILSLVAAGLGLAVVPASYRNMNSENVAYIDLQLDENIKGLPLSIAWQKGNEDEYLRDMLKLLTDNKRELTEKL from the coding sequence GTGGATATAAATCAATTGCGTTGTTTTGTCGCCGTGGGCAAAGAGTTACATTTCGGGCGGGCAGCCCAAAGAATGGAAATGATGCCTGCGTCACTTTCTCGCTTCATTCGATTACTCGAAGAGGACCTCGGGGTCCGGCTTTTAAATCGATCAACACGCAATGTTTCGCTCACTGCTGAGGGTGCCATTTTTTTTGACGAAGCTAACAAAATCATCGATCAGTTTGATGCTCTGGCAATACGCTTTAAAGTTGGATTAAAAGATGAGCGTCGGACGTTAAGAATTGGTGCGATTGACAGTGCCGCGCGCGGATTAGTCCCGGCGCTATTGAACCGGTTTGTTCCGACGCATCCCAATACCGATATTCATATCATTGAAGATAAAACCATCAACCTGCTGCCTAAATTAAAATCGGGCTGGCTGGATATGATTTTTTTTCGCGCGCCGCAAATCATCGATGCATCCATTTCCGTGCGTTTTATTACGCGCGAAAGTTGCGTACTGGCGGTCCCGGCGAATCATCCGCTGGCCGATCGTAGCGCTGTATCATTAGATGATTTCAAGCATGAAGCCATGATCATCCCGGAAAGACGCACCCGGCCACATAGCCATGATCTGACCATGAGCATCTATAAATTGGCGGGACTGACGCCGATGATTGCGCAATTTGCTGAGGAAAAACAGACCATTTTAAGTCTGGTGGCTGCCGGTCTTGGACTGGCGGTGGTGCCTGCGTCTTACCGCAACATGAACAGCGAAAATGTGGCCTATATTGACCTGCAATTAGATGAAAATATTAAAGGTCTGCCGTTGAGCATTGCCTGGCAGAAAGGCAATGAAGATGAGTATTTAAGGGATATGCTGAAGTTGCTGACCGATAATAAGCGGGAACTCACCGAGAAACTATGA
- a CDS encoding tartrate dehydrogenase, which yields MRNYSIAAIPADGIGPEVISAGVEVLHALERQNPQLKFDIETFDWGSDYYKKHGVMMPEDGLQTLKKFDAIYFGAVGAPDVPDHITLWGLRLPICQGFDQYANVRPTKILPGVTSPLRNRGPGDLDWVIVRENSEGEYSGNGGRAHRGLPEEVGTEVAIFTRVGVTRIMRYAFKLAQSRPRKLLTVVTKSNAQRHGMVMWDEIAAEVAQEFPDVKWDKMLVDAMTHRMTVHPQSLDTIVATNLHADILSDLAGALAGSLGVAPTANIDPEHRFPSMFEPIHGSAFDITGKGIANPIATFWTAVQMLEHLGEHDAAALVMEGIEYACTQGILTPDVGGTAKTADVTKAVVEFITSKATVAETA from the coding sequence ATGCGTAACTACTCAATTGCCGCCATTCCTGCGGACGGTATCGGTCCTGAAGTGATTTCGGCCGGTGTTGAAGTGCTCCATGCGCTGGAGCGCCAGAATCCACAGCTGAAATTTGATATTGAGACCTTCGACTGGGGCTCGGATTACTACAAAAAGCACGGTGTGATGATGCCGGAGGACGGTCTGCAAACGCTGAAGAAATTCGATGCGATCTACTTCGGCGCGGTTGGCGCACCAGATGTGCCGGATCACATCACGCTGTGGGGTTTACGTCTGCCGATCTGTCAGGGCTTTGACCAGTACGCAAACGTGCGTCCCACCAAAATCCTGCCGGGTGTGACTTCGCCATTGCGTAATCGTGGTCCGGGCGATCTGGATTGGGTGATCGTGCGCGAAAACTCAGAAGGCGAATACTCCGGTAATGGCGGTCGTGCCCACCGTGGTTTGCCTGAAGAGGTCGGTACTGAAGTGGCGATCTTCACCCGTGTTGGGGTGACCCGCATCATGCGTTACGCCTTCAAGCTGGCACAGTCTCGCCCACGCAAACTGCTGACCGTGGTGACAAAATCTAACGCTCAACGCCACGGTATGGTGATGTGGGATGAGATCGCCGCAGAAGTGGCACAGGAATTCCCGGATGTGAAATGGGACAAGATGCTGGTGGATGCGATGACCCATCGTATGACGGTACATCCGCAGAGTCTGGACACCATCGTCGCCACCAACCTGCACGCGGATATTCTCTCTGACTTAGCCGGTGCGCTGGCGGGCAGTCTCGGTGTGGCCCCGACCGCCAATATCGACCCCGAGCATCGCTTCCCGTCGATGTTCGAACCGATTCACGGTTCCGCCTTTGACATCACCGGCAAAGGTATCGCCAACCCGATCGCTACCTTCTGGACAGCGGTGCAAATGCTTGAACATCTTGGCGAACACGATGCCGCAGCCTTGGTGATGGAAGGTATCGAGTATGCCTGCACCCAAGGCATTCTGACGCCGGACGTCGGTGGCACGGCAAAAACAGCTGATGTGACCAAAGCTGTGGTTGAATTTATCACCTCGAAGGCCACCGTCGCTGAGACCGCATAA
- a CDS encoding glycerate kinase: MRNAQAAEILQDIFQRAVDSARPGPVIPPALPEKPKGRCVVIGAGKASAAMAAAVDAAWPDVDVSGVVVTRYGHAVPAGRIRILEAAHPVSDAMSETAAMLIVESLRGLTPDDLVLALISGGGSALMALPAPGLTLADKQAITRALLHSGANIKEMNLVRRHLSAVKGGKLAVLAQPARLVTLIISDVPGDNPTDVASGPTVADSSTPGDALKVLERYGIPVAEPVRYVLTQPRRELPPTGQAEARLIATPALALAAAATAVRQHGLTPLILGDAIEGESRQVAVVMAGIARSVKRYGHPVKGPAVLLSGGETTVTVTNGRAGKGGRNTEFLLSLACALQGERGIWAIAGDSDGIDGTEDAAGAIIAPDTLTRGTLNGLNATRYLDEHDSYSYFHSLGDLVITGPTLTNVNDIRAILIA, encoded by the coding sequence ATGAGAAATGCACAGGCCGCAGAGATTCTGCAAGATATCTTTCAGCGTGCTGTTGACAGTGCCCGTCCCGGGCCTGTCATTCCCCCCGCACTCCCTGAAAAACCCAAAGGTCGTTGTGTGGTCATTGGTGCTGGTAAAGCCTCTGCCGCGATGGCCGCAGCAGTAGACGCGGCCTGGCCGGATGTGGATGTCAGTGGTGTGGTGGTGACACGTTATGGTCACGCCGTTCCTGCCGGGCGCATCCGCATTCTGGAGGCGGCCCATCCGGTGTCCGATGCCATGAGTGAAACCGCCGCGATGCTGATCGTGGAATCCCTGCGTGGCTTAACCCCGGATGACCTGGTGCTGGCGTTGATTTCCGGTGGGGGTTCGGCGCTGATGGCACTCCCCGCCCCAGGGCTGACTCTGGCCGATAAGCAGGCGATTACCCGCGCGTTGTTGCATAGCGGGGCCAATATCAAGGAGATGAATCTGGTGCGTCGCCATCTTTCTGCGGTGAAAGGTGGCAAACTGGCGGTGCTGGCACAACCCGCACGACTGGTCACGCTGATTATCAGTGACGTCCCTGGCGATAATCCCACCGATGTCGCCTCCGGCCCGACGGTCGCCGATAGCAGTACCCCAGGCGATGCGCTGAAAGTACTGGAACGCTATGGCATTCCGGTCGCAGAACCGGTGCGCTATGTCCTCACTCAGCCCCGGCGCGAACTGCCGCCGACTGGACAGGCTGAAGCCCGGTTGATTGCGACCCCGGCATTAGCACTTGCAGCGGCCGCGACGGCGGTGCGTCAACATGGCTTAACCCCGTTGATCCTCGGTGACGCCATTGAAGGCGAAAGCCGCCAGGTTGCCGTGGTCATGGCGGGTATTGCCCGTTCGGTGAAACGCTACGGTCATCCGGTTAAAGGGCCAGCGGTGTTGTTGTCAGGAGGGGAAACCACCGTCACCGTGACAAATGGTCGGGCAGGCAAAGGCGGGCGTAATACCGAGTTCCTGCTCAGTCTGGCTTGTGCTCTTCAGGGAGAAAGGGGTATCTGGGCCATTGCCGGTGATAGCGATGGTATCGACGGCACGGAAGATGCTGCCGGAGCCATCATCGCGCCAGATACGCTAACCCGTGGCACGTTAAATGGTTTGAATGCCACCCGCTATCTCGATGAACATGACAGCTACAGCTATTTTCACTCGCTTGGCGATCTGGTGATCACTGGCCCTACCCTGACCAACGTGAATGATATTCGGGCCATATTAATTGCCTGA
- a CDS encoding MFS transporter: MSNDIEHLTLRKITWRIVPFVMFAYFIAFFDRINIGFAALTMNQDLGFSSSVFGLGAGLFFVGYFITDVPSNVILQKVGPRIWLARIMISWGVIAACMMFVTSASGFYLLRFLLGVAEAGFFSGIILYLSTWFPIKRRAQVIAFFMAAAPISAMLGSPLAASILSMHGALGLKGWQLMFLLDAIAAILLGIFTFFYLNDRPEKNNWLDKRETAWLITTLEQEGKNKAPGEKTSLWKGLSDIRVLTLAIVYFGTSAGLYSLNIWSPQFLKSFGLTTLQTGFINALPAALSIIAMISWAKHSDKTHERTWHVVSACLLACVGFILAGSVHSLTLAVVALVMASVGISSCKPPLWSIPSLFLKGPAAAAGLAAINSIGNLGGFAGPAIIGWLKETTGSFSLAMYCVAGMLLLSAILTLSLQINRKREAVNNSLA; this comes from the coding sequence ATGAGTAATGATATTGAACATCTCACGTTGAGGAAAATAACGTGGCGTATCGTCCCTTTTGTAATGTTTGCCTACTTCATTGCCTTTTTTGATCGAATAAATATTGGTTTTGCGGCATTAACCATGAATCAGGATTTGGGCTTTTCTTCTTCGGTTTTTGGTCTGGGTGCCGGGTTATTTTTTGTGGGGTATTTTATTACCGATGTTCCTTCAAATGTTATTTTGCAAAAGGTTGGCCCGCGTATCTGGCTGGCCCGCATTATGATTAGCTGGGGTGTGATTGCCGCCTGCATGATGTTTGTGACAAGTGCCAGCGGATTCTATTTATTACGTTTCCTGTTGGGGGTGGCGGAAGCCGGATTTTTCTCCGGTATCATCCTGTATCTGAGCACTTGGTTCCCGATAAAACGTCGTGCGCAGGTCATTGCCTTTTTTATGGCGGCAGCACCGATCTCCGCCATGCTTGGCTCGCCGCTGGCGGCCAGTATTCTCAGCATGCACGGTGCGCTGGGCCTGAAAGGCTGGCAGTTAATGTTTTTGCTGGACGCGATTGCCGCCATCCTGCTCGGTATTTTTACCTTCTTTTATCTGAATGATCGGCCGGAAAAAAATAACTGGCTGGATAAGCGCGAGACCGCATGGTTAATCACCACCCTCGAACAGGAAGGCAAGAATAAAGCGCCGGGAGAAAAAACCAGCCTGTGGAAAGGGCTGTCCGATATTCGTGTGTTGACGCTGGCTATCGTTTATTTCGGCACTTCGGCGGGGCTGTATTCTCTCAACATCTGGTCCCCGCAATTTCTTAAATCCTTTGGCCTGACCACGCTGCAAACCGGTTTTATCAATGCGCTGCCCGCCGCGTTGTCGATTATTGCGATGATCAGCTGGGCGAAACACTCAGACAAAACTCATGAACGCACCTGGCATGTGGTGTCAGCCTGTTTACTGGCATGCGTCGGTTTCATTCTGGCCGGTTCGGTGCACAGCTTAACGTTGGCGGTGGTGGCTCTGGTTATGGCCAGCGTCGGTATCTCGTCCTGTAAACCGCCGCTGTGGAGCATTCCTTCGCTATTTCTGAAAGGCCCGGCAGCCGCAGCCGGACTGGCAGCGATCAATTCAATTGGCAACCTTGGTGGTTTTGCCGGGCCAGCGATTATTGGCTGGCTGAAAGAAACCACTGGCAGCTTTTCGCTTGCGATGTATTGCGTGGCG
- a CDS encoding MFS transporter → MNNHLEKRVMRKVTLRIVPFIMLLYFIAFLDRVNIGFAALTMNQDLGFSPTVFGLGAGIFFLGYFLFEVPSNLILHKVGARIWIARVMISWGLVSGCMAFVQGTTSFYTLRFLLGVAEAGFFPGIILYLSYWFPAAKRAQVTAIFMAAAPLSTALGSPISAALLEMHGLLGYAGWQWMFVLEAIPAVVFGIVVLFFLTDRPAKAKWLSEEEREWLQSTMQAEELARAAKQHHSSAWRGLADKRVLALALVYFGTSAGLYTLGIWSPQIIHSFGASSMEIGFLNAFPAVVGVIGMILWARHSDRKNERSWHVIAACLLAAAGLIYAGNASTLLAVIIALTLVTVGISASKPPLWSMPTLFLSGPAAAAGIATINSIGNLGGFVGPMMIGVIRQQTGSYTWGLYFVAGLLALSALIVLILSAQANKPQTVDIPHPHTH, encoded by the coding sequence ATGAATAATCACCTCGAAAAAAGGGTGATGCGTAAAGTGACGTTGCGCATTGTCCCTTTCATCATGCTGCTCTACTTCATCGCATTTCTCGATCGCGTAAACATTGGTTTTGCGGCATTAACCATGAATCAGGATTTAGGTTTCTCCCCTACCGTATTTGGTCTGGGTGCCGGGATCTTTTTCCTTGGCTATTTTCTCTTCGAAGTGCCCTCAAATTTAATACTGCATAAGGTGGGCGCACGCATCTGGATCGCCCGCGTGATGATCAGCTGGGGTTTGGTGTCAGGCTGCATGGCGTTTGTCCAGGGCACCACCAGCTTCTACACCCTGCGCTTCCTGCTCGGTGTCGCCGAGGCCGGGTTCTTCCCAGGCATCATTCTCTATCTCAGCTACTGGTTTCCGGCAGCGAAACGCGCACAGGTCACGGCGATCTTTATGGCGGCCGCTCCCCTCTCCACCGCGCTGGGGTCGCCGATTTCCGCAGCCCTGCTTGAGATGCACGGCCTGCTGGGCTACGCCGGCTGGCAATGGATGTTTGTGCTGGAAGCCATTCCTGCCGTGGTGTTTGGCATCGTGGTGTTGTTCTTCCTCACTGACCGTCCGGCAAAAGCGAAATGGCTAAGCGAAGAGGAACGTGAGTGGCTGCAAAGTACCATGCAGGCAGAAGAACTGGCGCGTGCGGCAAAGCAGCACCACAGCAGCGCCTGGCGTGGGCTGGCTGATAAGCGGGTGTTAGCGCTGGCGCTGGTTTATTTCGGCACATCCGCCGGGCTTTACACCCTCGGAATCTGGTCACCGCAAATCATCCATAGCTTCGGCGCATCCTCAATGGAAATCGGCTTTCTTAACGCCTTCCCGGCAGTGGTCGGGGTTATCGGCATGATTCTGTGGGCGCGCCATTCTGACCGCAAAAATGAACGCAGCTGGCACGTGATTGCGGCCTGTCTGCTCGCTGCCGCCGGACTGATTTACGCCGGTAATGCCAGCACGCTGCTGGCAGTCATCATCGCACTCACCCTGGTGACCGTCGGGATCAGCGCCTCTAAACCCCCGCTGTGGAGCATGCCAACGCTGTTCCTCAGCGGCCCGGCTGCGGCCGCCGGCATCGCCACCATCAACTCGATCGGCAACCTCGGTGGCTTTGTAGGCCCGATGATGATCGGCGTGATCCGCCAACAGACCGGCAGTTATACCTGGGGACTTTACTTCGTTGCCGGTCTGCTCGCCCTGTCGGCCCTGATTGTTTTGATTCTGTCTGCGCAGGCGAATAAACCGCAGACAGTCGATATTCCACACCCTCATACACATTGA